A DNA window from Peromyscus leucopus breed LL Stock chromosome 3, UCI_PerLeu_2.1, whole genome shotgun sequence contains the following coding sequences:
- the Vamp1 gene encoding vesicle-associated membrane protein 1 — protein MSAPAQPPAEGTEGAAPGGGPPGPPPNMTSNRRLQQTQAQVEEVVDIMRVNVDKVLERDQKLSELDDRADALQAGASQFESSAAKLKRKYWWKNCKMMIMLGAICAIIVVVIVIYFFT, from the exons AT GTCTGCTCCAGCTCAGCCACCCGCTGAGGGAACAGAAGGGGCTGCCCCTGGTGGGGGTCCTCCTGGTCCCCCTCCTAATATGACCAGTAATAGACGACTCCAGCAAACCCAGGCACAAGTGGAGGAG GTGGTGGACATCATGCGTGTGAATGTGGACAAGGTCCTGGAGAGGGACCAGAAGCTGTCGGAGCTGGATGACAGAGCTGACGCCTTGCAGGCGGGAGCTTCACAGTTTGAGAGCAGCGCAGCCAAGCTGAAGAGGAAGTACTGGTGGAAAAACTGCAAG ATGATGATCATGCTGGGAGCGATCTGTGCCATCATCGTGGTAGTTATTGTAA TCTACTTTTTTACTTGA
- the Tapbpl gene encoding tapasin-related protein gives MGSEPGWCLLLCLALSGAAGTEPPTAERRQPTDIVLDCLLVTEDRHRGAFASSGGREKALLVLKQVPVLDDGSLEGITDFQASTVAKDDPPIIFEASVDSVQIPQAEALLHADCSGRTVTCEISQYFLQARREAPLEGAAWFIGNMQVSRGGPSVSMVMKTLEDAAPGAVRHPALNLPLSPQGTVRTAVELQVTSETQSLRRLLGSSVSLHCGFSMAPGLDLVGVEWRLQHKGSGQLVYSWQPEQAQAKRKGATLEPEQLRAAGDASLTLPNLTLKDEGTYICQITTSLYQAQQIIPLDILAPPKVQLNLANKDLPPSLICSVTGYYPLDVVVTWIREDPGGIPAQVSGATFSSLRQSMMGTYSISSTVMAEPVPTGATYICQVSHVSLEEPLRVSMTVVPDSEQRTAFGVVCGSILFLLALLFLRLQRRQASLPRSTKTMRHSG, from the exons ATGGGCTCAGAGCCCGGCTGGTGTCTGCTGCTGTGTTTGGCGCTCTCCGGGGCAGCAGGCACTG AGCCCCCCACAGCTGAAAGACGGCAGCCCACGGACATAGTCTTAGACTGCCTCTTGGTGACAGAAGACAGGCATCGAGGGGCCTTTGCCagcagtgggggcagggagaaggccTTGCTTGTGCTGAAGCAGGTGCCGGTGCTGGATGATGGCTCCCTAGAAGGCATCACCGATTTCCAAGCCAGCACAGTGGCCAAAGATGACCCGCCGATTATCTTCGAGGCCTCAG TGGACTCGGTCCAGATCCCCCAGGCGGAGGCCCTGCTCCATGCCGACTGCAGCGGGAGGACAGTGACCTGTGAGATCTCCCAGTATTTCCTCCAGGCCAGACGAGAGGCCCCTTTGGAGGGAGCAGCTTGGTTCATCGGCAACATGCAGGTATCTAGAGGGGGTCCTAGCGTCTCCATGGTGATGAAGACTCTAGAAGATGCTGCCCCTGGAGCTGTCCGGCACCCTGCGCTGAACCTACCCCTGAGTCCCCAGGGTACCGTGAGGACTGCAG TGGAGTTGCAGGTGACATCAGAGACCCAAAGCCTGCGTCGTCTGCTGGGGTCCTCCGTCTCCCTGCACTGCGGTTTCTCCATGGCACCAGGCCTGGACCTCGTGGGTGTGGAGTGGCGGTTGCAGCATAAAGGCAGTGGCCAGCTGGTGTACAGCTGGCAGCCAGAGCAGGCGCAAGCTAAGCGCAAGGGTGCTACGCTGGAGCCTGAGCAGCTGCGTGCGGCTGGGGATGCCTCTCTCACCTTACCCAACCTCACTCTAAAGGATGAGGGGACCTACATCTGCCAGATCACTACCTCTCTGTACCAAGCTCAACAAATCATCCCACTTGACATCCTAG ctccccccAAAGTACAACTGAACTTGGCAAACAAGGATCTGCCACCCTCCCTCATCTGCAGTGTCACGGGCTATTACCCTCTGGATGTGGTGGTGACATGGATTCGAGAGGACCCGGGTGGAATTCCAGCCCAAGTCTCTGGTGCCACCTTCTCCAGCCTCAGGCAAAGCATGATGGGAACCTACAGCATCTCTTCCACCGTGATGGCTGAGCCTGTCCCCACAGGCGCCACTTACATCTGCCAAGTTAGCCACGTCTCCCTGGAGGAGCCCCTCCGAGTCAGCATGACGGTTGTCCCCGACTCAG AGCAGAGAACAGCCTTTGGAGTCGTCTGCGGCAGCATCCTCTTCCTTCTCGCCCTGTTGTTTCTGAGGCTTCAGAGACGGCAAG cttctttgcCAAGGTCCACCAAGACTATGAGACACTCTGGGTAG